The bacterium genome includes the window CGGGTTTACCCTGATTGAGCTTTTGGTCGTCATCGTGATTATCGGCCTTTTGCTTGGAACGGCGGTTCCCGCGTACAACAAGGTTCGTACCAAAGCGCGCGAAACCCAAGTCGTTTCCAATTCGCGATCGATTCAGGTTGCATTGGAGCAGTTCGGGACCGACCACAGCGGATTTTATCCGCTTAGACTTGTCTGGTACGCGAACGTCGGCGACAGGGAGCCTGTGATGGAAGATCAAGCTCCCGACTGGCCACCGATGGGTTTGGCCGGCGGGGTCAGGTGGGTGGACGAAAACGGCGCGCTTTACGATTTGGAGACTGTCAGAAGAAATCCGCTGCTGCCCCAAGACATAAGGTTTATGCCGCAGCCTAGGGTGGGCGCTCTTGTCTCGCAATTTCATCAGTATTCGGACCCGTTGGTTGTTCTTGGATATCTTCCGGGCGGTTATCCCAAAAATCCGTTTTTGAACAGGCCCATGGGTGTGATCAATTGGTCTTGGGCAAACGGCGAGCCGTTTACGCCGGGGGCAAATGTGGCGGTTTCGTCAGGTGATTTCGTTTATACGCATTTTCCCTGTTGGGACGAAAACCTTGGTCAGTGGGAAGACCCGAAGGGCGTCGTCAAAGGGAAAGTGCGTTATCGAGTCGAAACCGAGGCCGGAACGCTTCCAGGCGAATGGGGAGTCGATTTGATCGACTGCTACCAGTTGTGGTCGTACGGCAATCTGCCCATTACCGCTGCGTTTTATTCAGCCTACGATAACAGCGAGTTTCCCGGACCGCCGCCTAGGAAAGTTGCAATCCGACAGGATTGGAACGCCAACGGCAAAAAGGATCCGTTCGAAGCGGGAATAATCTTTTACGCGTCGGGCGGTTCGTGCGCGTCCGAGCGCGACCAGAACACCGGTGGAAAGATTGAGTTTTAGTTCGCGGTGAAGGCCGCTTTGGCCCATCCGCCTTGAGGGTGAAAAAATGAATACTAAATCGGGTTTCACATTAGTCGAGATGCTGGTGGTGGTGGGGATCATCGCCGTGTTGATCACCGTCCTCGTGCCCAAAATCCAGGGTGTGCAGGACAAAGCCAAAGAGCAAGCGACGGTTGCTCAGGTTGCTTCCATTGAAGCGGCGCTGGCGAACTTCGCCGCCAACCACGACGGCCATTATCCCGGCTCCGCGGTTGACATTATGACCCCGTTCCCTGAATACGGCCTCGGAGATCCCGCATTCAGCGTAGGCGCGTCGCCCGCGCTTCCTCCGAACAATCCCGGCCCGGGGCACTCTGCGGGCGTTCTTGGCGGCACCGTCAACAAGCAGCTTGTTCTTGACGTTCGAAATCAAGGAAGCGTCAACGGGCCGACAAACACCGGCAGATATTTCGACCGGATGGTTCTGGACGGAGCGCTTTCGGAGTACCCGGACAACCAATTCAGAAAGGGCGGCGGCGCCGCTGTGCCGATGTACAACATTTTCAGGTATGAAGCACAGAACGCCGGTAATCTTGCGACGTTCACTCCGTACATTTACGCGATGAACAACAGGGCGCGCAGCATTGCGGAAATTCCGGGCGACTCCGGCCGCGTAAGATACACGGGTGTCCCGAACAGCGGATATCCTTACGACTGGTTCGGCCCTAACGCGCTGGCCACGGACGACCATTTTTTCAGCCCAGGGGATTTCGCGTATGTGCCGATTATCACCCAAAGCACATTCGCGTATTCGGATGATCCAACTACGCCCGGCAACGATCAATACCGGTTTTCAACCTTGGTAAACGGCTACATGATTTTTGCTTACGGCAGCCTGGATCAGAAAGAAAACAAGTACGCGGACGAGCAGCAGAAATTCGGCCAGGAAGGATTTACCGGAATGACCGGCGCGTTGCCGCCTCCTCCCGGTGCGCCCGCGATTGATACTCCTTACGAACATGCCGTTTACAGGCTGTTCAACGGGGCGGTTTATTACAGCCGCAAGTAAGCTGGAGCGTGTATAAATGTCTGGCAAAAAACTAGAAACGGACGTGCGGGGCTTCACTGTCCTCGAACTCCTGATTGTTCTTCTGATTTCTTCCATTGTGATTCTCGTGCTGGGAACGGTGCTCGCGTCCAGCTTCGAGGTGCTTCGAAAGGGGGAGACCAGAAGCCAGCTTCAATCGAACGCCCGAAACGCGCTTAATTACCTGTCCGACAACATAGCATCGGCCAACATAATCCCGCGCTCCGTCGACCGCAACTACAACTTTTGGGACGACGCGATGCTTTACAACCCGGCGGACAACTCGGGTGATTTCGGTATAGATGCGGAATACGTGGTGGGGCGTCCGGAAGATGTTAACGATCCGACCTCGCCGCACATACTGCCGGCCGGCTGCATGATGAGCGAGGCCTTCAGCGACAGGCTGATGCTGAAGCACCAAGACGACCTTACGCTTGACCTTTTCAACAGCATCAGGGGGATTAAGCAAATACAGCCCAATCTGCTTGAATTCAACGGTCAACGCGTTTCATCCAAGACTAGCATTTTCAGGCTGGCCGTCCCGACGACGGGAAATATGATCTATTACTTGTCTGACCGTCTTCACAACAGGCAATACTCCGATCCAGCGTCTCCATTTCCCGAAACGTATTCCGTTAGGAACCGGAGCGAGTCATTTGTGCTTTACGAATCTATGCGCCTTGAGTTAAAGGAATACGCATCCGAGGGCGGCACACCCAACCCCGCGGTCGTGGGCGATCCTGCGGTTAGTTTTGCGGATTTCGACTTCCCCATAGCATCCAACATTACGCGGGTGAAGTTTGAATATTTCCACAGGGTTCCGGTGTGGCTGGTCGATCCCAACGATCCGGACACAGCCTATCTGGAGGATACAAACGACTCCAATGGGCCTGACAGCCCTGTACTGATGGGCTGGAAGTTGGTTCCGATAGACGTAATGGACAATTCCCGTACGAGCTGGAGCTTCGATGACATTTACCTCGACCCGTCCCAATTCGGATCTCAATCAGCGTACGCGAGCGCCGCTGCCTCCAGGTTCAACTTTTGGAACATAGACGTTTTCTACAACGAGCCGCCAGACCGCCCGCGTGACGCCCCGTTCGATTTTTACGGCTGGTTGTCAAACGGCAATTACGGCAGCTTCGAGTTCGACGAAGAGCAGATAATCGGAGTTGACAACAACCAGGCACTGGATCCCATCGTGAGCACGGATTTCGGAAACTGCGACGGAATTCCGGACGGCGACGGCATCCCGGATGAGCCGGTGCCCGCTTGGTGGCTTCCGTACCTTTCTGCGATCCGCATCACCGTGGTTGCGACACCTAACGCTGTGATCGACGAGCGAGTCCGTGAAAGCGGCCGCAAAACGGATCCTGCAGGCCGGCCTGTTTATTACAATCCCGACAGCCCCATACCGTATTCCGATCCCAGCCGCACGATTCCGCTCACAAATCTCAAGGACCTTTACATCGGGGAAGGCAAGGATGTCGTTGTTTCGAGGATGGTATACCCGGAGCTGACTTACAAGCGGGAACTTGCCATTTACCCGAACGACACGAGAATCGGCATAGAGCGGCGGGCCGATTACAATACGATCATGGGTGAAATCGCCTGCCTGGATCGGAGCACTTCTCCCATTGATACGGGCGGCCCGTTCGACGTTCGCGACAGGTACTGGGAATTGCGGGAATACGACGACCGGAATTGAATTTCCGGGCGATCAAGCGCCGGGGCGGATTGTTCCGCCCCGTTTC containing:
- a CDS encoding prepilin-type N-terminal cleavage/methylation domain-containing protein — its product is MLKSFAGKSGFTLIELLVVIVIIGLLLGTAVPAYNKVRTKARETQVVSNSRSIQVALEQFGTDHSGFYPLRLVWYANVGDREPVMEDQAPDWPPMGLAGGVRWVDENGALYDLETVRRNPLLPQDIRFMPQPRVGALVSQFHQYSDPLVVLGYLPGGYPKNPFLNRPMGVINWSWANGEPFTPGANVAVSSGDFVYTHFPCWDENLGQWEDPKGVVKGKVRYRVETEAGTLPGEWGVDLIDCYQLWSYGNLPITAAFYSAYDNSEFPGPPPRKVAIRQDWNANGKKDPFEAGIIFYASGGSCASERDQNTGGKIEF
- a CDS encoding type II secretion system protein, translating into MNTKSGFTLVEMLVVVGIIAVLITVLVPKIQGVQDKAKEQATVAQVASIEAALANFAANHDGHYPGSAVDIMTPFPEYGLGDPAFSVGASPALPPNNPGPGHSAGVLGGTVNKQLVLDVRNQGSVNGPTNTGRYFDRMVLDGALSEYPDNQFRKGGGAAVPMYNIFRYEAQNAGNLATFTPYIYAMNNRARSIAEIPGDSGRVRYTGVPNSGYPYDWFGPNALATDDHFFSPGDFAYVPIITQSTFAYSDDPTTPGNDQYRFSTLVNGYMIFAYGSLDQKENKYADEQQKFGQEGFTGMTGALPPPPGAPAIDTPYEHAVYRLFNGAVYYSRK